A single Oryzias melastigma strain HK-1 linkage group LG24, ASM292280v2, whole genome shotgun sequence DNA region contains:
- the LOC112158125 gene encoding octapeptide-repeat protein T2-like, with the protein MQTREERGAKKGTLVEQGERSQCRTLKERGKRSQRQDLAERGERSKHRILKERGKRSQRWDLVERGERSQRQDLRGERSQRWALVEQGERSQRQDLVERGERSKHRILKERGKRSQRWDLVERGERSQRQDLVEQGERSKHRILKERGKRSQRRTLEERGERSKHRILKERGKRSQRWALVEQGERSQRQDLVERGERCQRRTLKERRERSQRRTLEERGERSKHRALEE; encoded by the exons ATGCAAACAAGAGAGGAAAGGGGAGCGAAGAAAGGGACCCTGGTGGAGCAAGGCGAGAGAAGCCAGTGCCGGACCCTGAAGGAGCGAGGCAAGAGAAGCCAGCGCCAGGACCTGGCGGAGCGAGGCGAGAGAAGCAAGCACCGGATCCTGAAGGAGCGTGGCAAGAGAAGCCAGCGCTGGGACCTGGTGGAGCGAGGCGAGAGAAGCCAGCGCCAGGACCTA CGAGGCGAGAGAAGCCAGCGCTGGGCCCTGGTGGAGCAAGGCGAGAGAAGCCAGCGCCAGGACCTGGTGGAGCGAGGCGAGAGAAGCAAGCACCGGATCCTGAAGGAGCGTGGCAAGAGAAGCCAGCGCTGGGACCTGGTGGAGCGAGGCGAGAGAAGCCAGCGCCAGGACCTGGTGGAGCAAGGCGAGAGAAGCAAGCACCGGATCCTGAAGGAGCGTGGCAAGAGAAGCCAGCGTCGGACTCTGGAGGAGCGAGGCGAGAGAAGCAAGCACCGGATCCTGAAGGAGCGTGGCAAGAGAAGCCAGCGCTGGGCCCTGGTGGAGCAAGGCGAGAGAAGCCAGCGCCAGGACCTGGTGGAGCGAGGCGAGAGATGCCAGCGCCGGACCCTGAAGGAGCGACGCGAGAGAAGCCAGCGTCGGACTCTGGAGGAGCGAGGCGAGAGAAGCAAGCACCGGGCCCTGGAGGAGTGA